Sequence from the Sphingosinicella ginsenosidimutans genome:
GGATGGTCGGGGGTCGCAAAGACCAGCCGGTCCTCGGCCTGGGCCGTGCCGAGCCGATGGAAATAGACCGACTGGTTCTCGTTCAGCTGCTGAAAGGCATGCGCGCCGGGCTCCGGAAAGCGCGAATAGAAGAAGCCCGATCCGTCCTTCGCCCAGTCGAGATTGGAGAATTTGACCCAGCGGACCTCGTCGCCCGTCGGCTGCCCGGTCGCCACGTCGAGCACGCGCACCGTGCGCCAGTCGGTGCCGCCGTCCTGGATCGAATAGATGAGATGGCGCCCGTCCTGCGAGGGGCGCCATTCGGCGAGCGCCGTCGCGCCGTCCTGCGACCAGCCGTTCGGATCGATCAGCACGCGCGGCGTCCCGCCGAGGCCGTCGCGCACATAGAGCACCGACTGGTTCTGAAGGCCGTCGTTGCGCGTGTAGAAATAGCGGCTGCCGGCCCGCTCCGGGATGCCGAACCGCTCGTAATTGTAGAATTGCGTCATTCGCGCCCGGATCGCCTCGCGGCCCGGCAGCGTCTGGAGGAAGGCGTTGGTGACCGCATTCTGCGCTGTCACCCACTCGCGCACTTCGGGATCGGTGCGCACGTCATTTTCGAGCCAGCGATAGGGATCGGCGATGCTCTCCCCGAAATGCTGCTCCACCACATCGCCCCGCTTCGTGTCCGGATAATGGACCGCCGGCCCCTGCGCGGCCGCGAGCGGCGCGAGGAAAAGGGCGGGCAAGACGAAAAGGAGAGCGGACCTGCGCATGAAAAAGCCCCCGGCTGCATATGGATAGGCGGCGGGTCTAGCAAAGCTCGCGGCGCCGTCAAAGCCGGGCGCCCGATCTGGCAAGGAGAGCCCGGATCTGGTATCGTTCCGCCTCGGAAACGGGGGGAGCCTGGCAGATGGCGACTGTGGCGGAAAGCGGCCGGCCCCACCCGGTCGCGCGCGAGCGCAATTTCTTCTTCTGGATCGCCCTCGCGATCGCGGCGACGACCGTCGCCGGATTTTCGTTCCAGTTCGCGATGGGCCGATCCAGCCTCGCCTCGCCCTGGTGGGTCCACCTCCACGGCGTCACCTTCATGGGATGGATGGCGATCTGGGTGTTCCAGAATTATCTCGTCTGGAGCGGCCGGGTGAACCTCCACCGTCGCGTCGGGCCGATCGCCGCCGTCTATGTCGCCTGGATGATCGCGATCGGAATCAGCGCCACCATGCTGGCCGCGGCGAACCACCGGATCCCTCCCTTTTTCGAACCCAGCGCCTTCATGGTGATGGATTGGACCTACGTCCTCGTCTTCGCCGGCCTCACCTGGTCAGCGGTGCGATTGAGGGCGAAGAGCGACTGGCACCGGCGACTGATGCTGTCTGGCGCAATCGTGGTGATGGCCCCTGGCCTCGCAAGATTGCTTCCGCTGCCATTGCTTGGCGGCTGGATCTACTGGGGCGTCTGGGCGGGCCTCGCGGTCTATTTCGCGATCGCCATGGCCTGGGACATCGCGACCCGCCGCAGCATCCATCCGGCCTATTTCTGGGGCCTTGGCGCGATCACCCTCGGCGTCGCCCTCATCCGCCCCATCGCGTCCAGCCCACCGCTGCTGGCCCTGACCGCACGGTTGACGGGCTGAGCGGACGAAAGGCCGGCCCGGCCGTTCCCGGCCGGGGAATCGCAGGCGATACAGACGGAAAAGGGCCGCCCCATCGGGACGGCCCTTCCTGTTCAAATCTGGCCGCGGATCAGCCGAGCAGTTCCTGCTCGAGCTTCTTGGCCATTTCCTCGATATTCTCGGGCGGCCAGCCGGGGATGTCCATGCCGAGACGCAGGCCCATGCTGGCGAGGACTTCCTTGATTTCGTTCAGCGACTTGCGGCCGAAGTTCGGGGTGCGAAGCATCTCCGCCTCGGTCTTCTGAACGAGATCGCCGATATAGATGATGTTGTCGTTCTTCAGGCAGTTGGCGCTGCGGACCGACAGTTCCAGCTCGTCCACCTTCTTGAGCAGGTAGCGGTTGAGCTGGTTGGCGTCGGCCTCGGCATCGGCCGGGCCGGCGGCCGCGCCGACCATGCCGGCGGGGGTCGACATCATCGTCAGGCCCTCGTCGAAATGGACGAAGAGCTGCAGCTGGTCCTGAAGGATGCGCGCCGCATAAGCCAGCGCGTCATCCGGAGTCACCGTGCCGTCGGTCTCGACCGTCAGCGTCAGCTTGTCATAGTCGAGATCCTGACCGACGCGGGTCGGATCGACCTTGTAGCTGACCTGGCGGACCGGCGAATAAAGCGCGTCGATCGGGATGAGGCCGATCGGCGCGTCGGCCGGCCGGTTGGACGCGGCGGCGACATAGCCCTTCCCGGTCTCGGCGGTGAGCTCCATGTTGAGCGTCGCGCCGTCGTCGAGATGGCAGATGACGAGATCGGGGTTCATCACCTCGATATCGCCCGAGACCGCGATCTGGCCGGCGGTGACCTCACCGGGGCCGGTCGCCGAGAGCGACAGCCGCTTCGGGCCCTCGCCTTCCATCTTCAGCGCGATCTGCTTCACGTTGAGGACGATATCGGTCACGTCCTCGCGGACGCCCGCGAGGCTGGAGAATTCGTGGAGGACGCCCTCGATCTTGATCGAGGTGATCGCGGCGCCCTGAAGCGAGGAAATGAGCACCCGCCGAAGCGAGTTGCCGAGCGTCAGGCCGAAGCCGCGCTCCAGCGGCTCGGCGACGAACGTCGCCTTACGCTTGGCGTCGCCCGCGGCGCGCTTTTCGAGGGCGTTGGGCTTCTTCATTTCCTGCCAGTTCTTTGCGTTGACGGCCATGTTTTCCCTCTGGCGGTTGGGGAAGCGGGGGGCGGCTTCCCGAGTATCTTTCGAACCTCCTGCGCCCGACGTTTCCGGCCAGCGGCCGCGCGCCGGGCTCCGGCGGTTAAACGCGGCGACGCTTGGACGGGCGCACGCCGTTGTGCGGGATCGGGGTCACGTCACGGATCGAGGTGATCGTGAAGCCGACCGCCTGAAGCGCGCGAAGCGCCGATTCGCGACCCGAGCCCGGGCCCTTCACCTCGACCTCGAGGGTGCGCACGCCATGTTCGGCGGCCTTCTTGCCCGCGTCCTCGGCGGCGACCTGGGCGGCATAGGGCGTCGACTTGCGGCTGCCCTTGAAGCCCATCATGCCGGCCGAGCTCCACGCAATGGCATTGCCCTGGGCGTCGGTGATGGTGATCATCGTGTTGTTGAAGCTGGCGTTCACATGGGCGACGCCGGCGGTGATGTTCTTGCGCTCGCGACGGCGGAGGCGCTGCGGTTCACGTGCCATGTCTTGTCTGACCTAACCTTGAAATCTGTGCTTGGCGGAGGCGAGCCTCCGGCGGAGTAATCCGTGCGTGGCGGATTACTTCTTCTTGCCGGCGATCGGCTTGGCCTTGCCCTTGCGGGTGCGCGCATTGGTGTGCGTGCGCTGGCCGCGGACCGGCAGGCCCTTGCGATGGCGAAGCCCGCGATAGCAGGCGAGGTCCATCAGCCGCTTGATGTTCATCGCCGTCTCGCGCCTGAGATCGCCCTCGACGGTATGATCGGCGTCGATCGTCTCGCGCAGGTGCAGGACTTCCTGGTCGGTCAGGTCCTGGACGCGGCGCTCGGCGGGGATGCCCAGCTTGGCGGTGATTTCCTTGGCCTTGGTGCGGCCGATGCCGTGAATGTAGGTCAGCGCGATTTCGACGCGCTTGTTGGTCGGGATGTTGACCCCAGCGATACGTGCCATATGCTTGCTTTTCTCCTGCTCCACGGGCGGGCTGGCGACCTGCCCATCTCAAAGCGTCGTGGCCCGAAACAGGCATAGCCGACGCGCGCACGAAAGCGCCGCCGGAGGACCGGTTAACGGGATGAGCGCGATGTAGGATTTGAGTCGGGGCGAGTCAAGCGCCGCGACTCTCTGGGTTGCAGCGCAGCAAAGAGAGAGGAAAAGCGCCGCCACTTCTGCTAGCCACGACCGATCCGATGGAGGCTGATCGATGAGCGGAACGGGGGATGCACAGGCGGCGCCGGCGATCGGGCAGAATCCCGACATACGCTATCTGGGCCGGCTGCTCGGCGACGTGATCCGCGAGGCGGACGGCGAGGCGCTTTTCCGCCGGATCGAATATATCCGCGCAAGCTCGGTCGATCGCTATCGCGGCGTCACCCGGGGCGACGCGGTGGACCCGGGCCTCGACGCGCTGAGCCTCGACGACACGCTCGCCTTCGTCCACGGCTTCATGCTGTTCACCCTGCTCGCCAATCTCGCCGAGGACCGGCAGGGCTTCACGTCCGAACCGGGCGGCACGATGGCGGAGGCGCTGGCGCGGCTCGCGCGCGAGGGAATCGGCGCCGATGCGGCCGCGGAGCTGCTCGACGGCGCGCTCATCGCTCCGGTGCTGACCGCGCACCCGACCGAGGTGCGCCGCAAGAGCATCATCGATCACCGCAACCGGATCGCCGAGCTGATGAAGCTGCGCGATCGCGGCGCCCTCGAGACGGCGGAGGGCGACGAGGTGGAGGTCGCGCTCAAGCGCCAGATCGCCCTGCTGTGGCAGACGCGGGCGCTGCGGCGCGAGCGATTGTTCGTCGCCGATGAGGTGGAGACCGCCATTTCCTACCTGCGCGACACGTTCCTTCCCGTCCTTCCCGCCATGTATGCGCGCTGGGAGCGTGCGCTCGGCCGAAGGCCGGCGAGCTTCCTGAGGCCGGGCAGCTGGATCGGCGGCGACCGCGACGGCAATCCCTTCGTCGGCGCGGAGTCGCTCCGCCTTGCCCTCTCCCGGGCGGCGGAGACGGCGATCGGCCATTATCTGGACCAGGTCCACGCGCTGGGGGCCGAGCTGTCGATTTCATCCGAACATGCCCATGTGCCCGAAGCGGTGCTGGCCATCGCCGAGCGTTCGGGCGATCTCGGCCTCGCGCGGCGCGACGAGCCCTATCGGCGCGCGCTCACCGCCATTTACGGCCGGCTCGCCGCGACCTTCGAAAGGGTCGTCGGCCGGCCGCCGGAGCGCCGCGCCTCCGTCGCTGGCGAGCCTTATGACGCGCCGGGGGACTTCAGGGCGGAGCTCGAGGCGATCGCGGACGGGCTCGGCGAGATCGGGCGCACCGGCCCGCTCGGCCGGCTGGTCCGCGCGGTCGAGACCTTCGGCTTCCATCTCGCGACGCTCGATCTCAGGCAGAATTCCGATGTCCATGAGCGCGTCGTCGCCGAGCTGCTCAGGGTTGCCGAGGTCGGGCCGGATTATGCGGCGCTCGACGAGGCGGCGCGCGTTGCTTTGCTTCGCGCCGAGCTCGCGACCGTCCGTCCGCTCGCCAGCCCTTTCGCGGACTATTCGGACGAGACGAAATCCGAGCTCGCGATCCTCCACGCCGCCGCCGAAGCCCATGCCGCCTACGGCCCGGCCGCGATCACGACCTACATCATCTCCAAGGCCGCCAGCGTCTCCGATCTGCTGGAAGTCCATGTGATGCTGAAGGAAGCGGGCCTGTGGCGCCCCGGCGATCCGCCGCACGCGGCGATCATGGTCGTGCCGCTGTTCGAGACGATCGAGGATCTCGAGGCGGCGCCGGCGATCATGCGCGCCTTCTTCGCGCTTCCGGAAATGGCGGCCATCACGAAGGCGCGCGGGCACCAGGAGGTGATGCTCGGCTATTCCGACAGCAACAAGGATGGCGGCTATCTCACCTCGGTCTGGAGCCTCCAGAAGGCGAGCCGCGCGCTTGCCGAAGTCTTCGCCGAGGCGGGGACCCGGCTCCAGCTTTTCCACGGCCGGGGCGGCGCCGTCGGCCGCGGCGGCGGATCGAGCTTCGCCGCGATCCTCGCCCAGCCGTCCGGCACCGTCCAGGGCCGCATCCGCATTACCGAGCAGGGCGAGGTGATCGCCGCCAAATATGGGACGCCGGAAAGCGCCGCGGCCAATCTCGACGCGATGGCCTCCGCCACCTTGCTCGCCAGCCTCGAGCCGCGATCGGGGCGCCGGCGCGAGCGCTTCTACGCCGCGATGGCGCGCATTTCCGAGACCGCCTTCGCGGCCTATCGCGATCTCGTCTACGGCACCGAAGGCTTCCGCACCTTCTTCCGCCAGATGACGCCGATCGCCGAGATATCGGGGCTCAAGATCGGATCGCGGCCGGCCAGCCGGAACCAGTCCGGCCGGATCGAGGATCTGCGCGCCATTCCCTGGGTCTTCTCGTGGAGCCAGGCGCGGGTGATGCTGCCGGGCTGGTACGGCGTCGGCCACGGGCTCGCCGCGTTCGGCGACATCGAAGAGCTCCGGGAGATGCGGGAGGCCTGGCCCTTCTTCCGGACCACGCTCGACAATCTGGAGATGGTGCTCGCCAAATCGGACATGGGGATCGCCGCCCATTATGCCGGGCTGGTCGAGGACGAGGCGCTGCGCGACACCCTGTTCGGCCGCATCCGCGACGATTGGATGAAGACGCGCGAATGCCTGCTGGCGATCACCGGCGAGTCCCGATTGCTCGAAAGCCAGCCGGCGCTCGACGCCTCGATCCGCCTGCGCCTCCCCTATATCGAGCCGCTGAACCTGCTGCAGATCGAGCTGATGAAACGCCACCGCGCCGGCGAGGACGACCCAAGGATCGCCGAGGGCATCCAGCTTTCGATCAACGCCATCGCGACCGCGCTGAGGAATTCGGGGTAGCGGGCCCGCCGATACTCGGTCACATCGGCGTCGGCGGGCACGTTCCGACCGGAAGGGGACGGGTACGGCCCGCCCCCTCGCCTCTTACAGTCCGTCGACGGCCTTGCTGACCAGCACGCTGACCTGGACCCGGCGGTTCTGCGTCCGGCCGTCGGGGGTGTCGTTGCTCGCCACCGGATTCGATTCGGACATGCCGGTCGGTGTCAGCATCCGATAGGGCTGCCAGCCGCAGGCCTGCTGGAGATAGTTGACGACGTTGCCCGCGCGGCGTTCGCTGAGCGCCTGGTTGACCTCCGGGCTGCCGACCGAATCGGTGTAGCCGACGACGAGCAGAAGCGCGTTCTCCGTCTGCCCGGCCGACTGGGCCGTGGCGCACAGATCGGCCTTCGCCTGTTCGGACAGGTTGGCCCGGCCGAAGGCGAAGTTCACCGTGGTCGTGCTGCGGACATTATATTGATCGATGCTGCCGAGGCGGCCGCGAAGCGCCTCCGTCGCCTCGGCATTGTGCTGGATCGCGGAACCCTGCTCCGCGAATTGCTGAGCGGTGCCGCCGTGGATCATCGAGGCGGTCCTGAGGTCCCGGTTCTTGAGATCGATCCGCCGCGCGACGAGGCCACCGCCCGATTGCCAGGTCTGGACGCTGACCGGCAGGCCGTTGAGCAGCGAATCCTCGGCAAGCCGGGTGCGCCCCAGGCCAAGGAAGCCGCCGCGCGCCGTGATCCTTGTGTCGCCACTGACCGCGACGGACGTCGTGGCGCCGTCGGCGGTCGAGACTTGCAGCTGATCGCCACTGCGCGCGGTGATGATCCCGTCGATGTCGGGCCCTTCGGTCATCTCGCCCGTTTCCGCGGGAGGCGGGCCGCTGACGCTCGTTGAAATATCGGCCTCCGGCGGGTCCTGGGGCTGCGCCGCGAGCGCGACCGGGGCCGCCGCGGCGACGCCGGCGAGAAGGATGAGAAGGCCTGGATTTCTGGACATGACGCGCATGGATTATTCCTTCGAACTCGGCCGTCGGGCCGGCGAAACGTAACTTCCTCCCATCGATGCCCACGCTGATCTGCGGCTCGCCGCTGCGCCCGGACGCCGATGACGTGGCGTTCCGTGTTCGGGGCAACCTTTCTCCCAGATGAACGAACCCAGCATCACCGGCAATTCCGACGATCATTCGAGCGCATCACGCGACGAAACGCCGAAGCGCCTTGGTTAACTGCGGCTTTCCCTGTTAGTATAATTACGGTATCACAATAGATGTTGAAATAATTACGTCTGCTATTCGTGACCTAACCTGTAGATTCATTTTGTCGGTTCCGTTTTGTCGAGAATGGACTGGCTACGACTGAACCTCGTATTTGCGACTTAGTTTCGTCGTGGCCAATTCATTTTGCTTCAGAGAGGCCGCCGCTCCCGTGGCAATGGGCAGGCGCTCCGTCTTGCCAACCGCGCCGTCGAAAGCGACAACAGGCGGATGCGGCCCCGAACCGCGCGGAGGGGGATATGCGACGACTGGCGGGCGCCCTTGCGGCGGCGCTGATCCTGGCGACGGCTTCGTCCGCCGAGGCCGCGGACGGAGACGGGCATTTCGTCCGCACGGCGCATGGAATCGCCGTCGTTCCGGCGCATGGGCCGCGCGTGTCTCTCGAAGTCTATGGCCCCCGGATCGTGCGGGTTACCGCGCTGCCGGCGCCCGATGCGCGCGTCATGCCGAGCCTGATGGTGACCGCGCGCCCCAATGGCCGCTTCACCGTCTCTGAGGAGAGCGGACGCGCGGTGATTTCGACGGGCGAGATCCACGCCGAGGTCGATCTTGCCGACGGGAGGGTGCGCTTCCGAAACGCGGCCGGCGAGACCGTGCTTGCCGAAACCGCGCCGCCCAGCTTCACGCCGGTGACGGTTCAGGGCGAGCCCTATGTCTCGATCCGCCAGCAGTTCAACCGCGGCACCGATGAGGGCCTCTTCGGTCTCGGCCAGCACCAGAACCGGCAGATGAACTATAATGGCGAGGACGTCGAACTCGCCCAGCACAATATCGACATCGCCATCCCCTTCATCGTCTCGACCCGCAATTACGGCCTGCTGTGGGACAATGATTCGATCACCCGCTTCGGCAATCCCAGGCCCTATGGCCTTGCCGGCGCGGCGGACGACGGCCTCGCCGTCACCGGGGACAACGGGGCGAACGGCTGGACCGCGCATTATTATGTCGGCGACCGCCTGGTCGCGACCCGGCAGGAAGCGACGATCGACTATCAATATCTCGATCGCGGCAATGACTGGCCGACCGGCACGCGCACCCCCGACGGCGCGGGCACGGTGCCCGGCCTGCGCGTCGTGTGGACCGGCCGCGCGACGGCGCGCAGCGGCGGGCTGCACCGTTTCCGTCTCTACGCGTCGAGCTATTTCAGCATGTCGATCGACGGCCGCGAGGCGATCGATGCGTGGCGGCAGAACTGGAACCCCTGGTATCACAATGCCGATCTGCCGATCGCGGCGGGCGGCCATGCCGATATCCGCATCGAATGGCGGCCGGAGGGCGGCTATCTCGCCTTGCTCCACAACGATCCGCAGGACGAGGCCGATCGGCACAGCCTCTCCTTCGCTTCCGAGGTGGGCCGCGCAGAGGATTATTATTTCATCGCCGGCGACGACATGGACGGCGTCATCGCGGGCTACCGCGCGCTGACCGGCAAGGCCGAGCTGCTGCCGCGCTGGGCCTACGGCTTCTGGCAGAGCCGCGAACGCTATGAGACGCAGGACCAGCTCGTCGGGGTCGTCGAGGAATATCGGCGTCGCGGCCTGCCGCTCGACAATATCGTGCAGGACTGGTTCTACTGGCCGGAGGATGCGTGGGGCAGCCACCGTTTCGATCCCGCGCGCTACCCAGATCCGCAGGCGATGATCGATCGCATCCACGCGCTCGATGCCCATTTCATGATCTCGGTCTGGCCCAAATTCTATCCGACGACCGACAATTACCGCGCGCTCGACGCGGTCGGCGCCATCTATCGCCGCAACGTCGCGCTCGGCACCCGGGACTGGGTCGGCCAAGGCTATCTCAACAGCTTCTACGATCCCTACAACGCACGCGGCCGGCGGCTTTACTGGACGCAGATCCGCGATCGGCTCGCGCGGCTCAGCGTGGATGGCTGGTGGCTCGACGCGAGCGAGCCGGACATCCATTCCAATCTTTCGATCGAGGAGCGCGCGCTGAGGATGGGCCCGACGGCGCTCGGGCCCGGCGCGGCCTTCTTCAACTCCTATCCGATCGCCCATGTCGGCGGCCTTGCCGGCAATCTGGTGCGCTGGAACCCGGCCGTGCGGCCCTTCATCCTCACCCGCTCGGCCTTCGGCGGCATCCAGCGCGCCTCTGCGGCGGTCTGGTCCGGCGACGTGCCCTCGCGCTGGGAGGCGCTGCGCGATCAGATTTCGGCCGGGATCAACTATTCGATGTCGGGCGCGCCCAACTGGACCCACGATATCGGCGGCTTCGCGGTCGAGGCCCGCTATGCCAGCCAGGATCCGGCCGCGCAGGAAGAATGGCGCGAGCTCAACACGCGCTGGTTCCAGTTCGGCGCCTTCTCGCCATTGTTCCGCAGCCACGGCCAGTTCCCGCACCGCGAAATCTACGAAATGGCACCCGAGGGCAGCCCGACCTACGAGACGATGGCCTGGTACGACCGGCTTCGTTACCGCCTGTTCCCCTATATCTACACCCTCGCCGCCGACACCTACTGGCGCGACGGCACGATCATGCGCGGGCTCGTGATGGATTTCCCGCAGGATCGGCGCGGCTGGGGGTCGACGACGAATATATGTTCGGGCCGGCCTTCCTGGTCGCGCCGGTCAGCGAGTTTCGCGCCCGCGCCCGCGACGTCTATCTGCCCGCCGGGGCGCGCTGGATCGATTTCTATTCGGGCGAGGCGCATGAGGGCGGCCGAACGATCCGCGCGGCCGCGCCCTATGAGCGGATGCCGCTCTTCGTCCGGGCGGGAGCGATCGTCCCCACCGGGCCCGCCATGCAGCAGACCGGCGATGCGTCGGCCTCGCCGATCACCCTGCTCGTCTATCCGGGCGCCGACGGCAGCTTCTCGCTCTACGAGGATGACGGCGCGAGCTTTGCCTATCGCCGCAATGTCTATGCCCGGATTCCGATCCGCTGGGACGATCGCAGCGGCACGCTCACCATCGGCCCGCGCCAGGGCGGCTATCCCGGCATGGCGCCGAGGCGGGAGATCCGGGTGCGCTGGATGATCCCGGGGCGTGCGCTCGATCTCGACGGGACCGTGGACTCCAGCCTTACTTATAGCGGCGAGGCGGTCACCGTGCGGCCGGGCGCCTGAGCCTGATGCTCCTCCCCTCGGGGCTTCGTCCCGCCGGGAGGATTTCGAGTGAGCCGCTACCGATCCAGATATCGCGGCGGGCCGTCCGACTGGCGGCGGATCAGTTCGAAATCGAGCAGCCGGTGCGGGACCGACGCCGCGGTGCCGGCGCGCTTTGCGGCGATCAGATCGGCGAGGATGGTGACGGCGCCGTCGGCCATGGCGGCCACCGGCTGGCGGATCGTCGTCAATTCCGGCCAGATCGTCGTCGCGACCGGCGTGTCATCGAAGCCGCAGACCGACAGGTCCGCCGGCACGTCGAGCCGATGGCGGTGCGCGGTCGCCACCGCCGCGGCCGCCATGTCGTCATTGGAGGCGAAGATGGCGGTCGGTCGCTTGTCGAGCAGCAGCAGATGCTCCGCCGCGGTGAGCCCCGACTGATAGCCGTAGGTGCCGTGTGCGATCATCGATTCATCGACCGGCAGCCCCGCCTCCTCCAGCGCATCGCGATAACCGGCGAGGCGAAGTCCGGTCGAGGCATGGTTGGGGAGGCCCGAGATGAAGGCGATCCGGCGGTGGCCGAGCTTGATCAGGTGGCGCGTCATCTCGCGCGCTGCGCCGCGATCGTCGATGCCGATCGAGGCCATGTCCGATGCGGATCGGACGGAGCCGGTGGCGACCAGCGCGATGCCGGCGTCGATGAGGCGCTCGATCAGCCGGGGGGCGTCGGCGAGCGGCGGCGGCAGGATGACGCCATCGAGCCGCGCGCCGATCAGCATCTCGGCCGCCTCCTCCTCGTCCGCCCCCGGCTCGTTGCGGCGGACGATAAGCTGGCTGTTGATCTGGCTGCACCGGTCGAGCGCGCCGATCAGGAACTCGCCCAGATAGGCGGCGCTCGGAATTCGCGAGAGCAGCCCGATCCTCAGCACCGATGCACCGGCGAGCGAGCGGGCGGCCGGATTGGGCGCATAATTGAGCGCCCGGATCGCGGCGTCGACCAGGCGGCGGGTTTCGGGCTTCACCCGGTCCTCGCCATTGATCACGCGCGACACCGTCATGCGCGATACGCCGGCATAGGTCGCGACATCGTGGATCGTCGGCGCGCCGCGCCGGCGGGAAGGCGGGCTCTTGTTCAAGCGGATCTCCGCGACATGCGCGTCAGGCTGCGCTTTTGGCGCGGGCTGTCAAGCGGGAGGAAAGGAGCGCCGGGCCGGGCGAGAGGGCGGCGAACGCCTCCCCGCCCGGCCCGTCGGAATCAGACGACGCCGAACGCCAGCATCGCATCGGCGACCTTCTTGAAGCCGGCGATGTTCGCGCCCTTCACATAATCGGTATAGCCGCCGCCGCGGTCGCCATATTCAAGGCAGCGCTCATGGATGCCGTCCATGATGTCGCGGAGCATCTGCTGAAGCTCGCTCTCGCGCCACGAGCGGCGCTCGCTGTTCTGGCTCATCTCGAGGCCCGAGACGGCCACGCCGCCGGCATTGGAGGCCTTGCCCGGCGCGTAGAGAAGGTGCGCTTCCTTGAAGACATGGACGCCGTCGAGATCGGTCGGCATGTTCGCGCCTTCCGACACCGCGATGCAGCCATTGCGCACCAGCGTCCGCGCATCCTCGCCGAGCAGCTCGTTCTGGGTGGCGCAGGGCAGCGCCACGTCGCATTCGACGCCCCAGGGCCGCTGGCCGGCGTGGAAGGTCGCGTTCTTGAACTCGTCGGCATATTCGGAAATGCGACCGCGCCGGCGCGTCTTGTGCGCCTTCACCCAGTTGATCTTCTCCTGATCGATGCCGTCGGGATCGTGGACGAAGCCCTCGCTGTCCGACAGCGTCAGCACCTTGCCGCCGAGCTGGTTGATCTTTTCCGCCGCATGGGTCGCGACATTGCCGGAGCCGGAGATCACGGCGCGCTTGCCGGCGAGATCCTGCCCCTTGGTCTTGAGCATGTTCTCGAGGAAATAGACCGCGCCATAGCCGGTCGCCTCGGGGCGGATCAGCGAGCCGCCATATTCCATGCCCTTGCCGGTGAGGACGCCGGTGAACTGGCCGGTGATGCGCTTGTACTGGCCGTACATATAGCCGATCTCGCGCCCGCCGACGCCGATGTCGCCGGCCGGAACGTCCACGTCGGCGCCGATGTGCCGATAGAGCTCGGTCATGAAGCTCTGGCAGAAGCGCATGATCTCCCCGTCGCTCTTGCCCTTCGGGTTGAAGT
This genomic interval carries:
- the gdhA gene encoding NADP-specific glutamate dehydrogenase, producing MNGGDSLIIEPIHTDSRESEHVDLAGFMEGVKRRNPGQTEFIQAVQEVAEDIFEFIEGKEDYHRWQILRRIAEPDRIVSFRVCWEDDNHNIRVQRGYRVQNNNAIGPYKGGLRFHPSVNESILKFLAFEQTFKNALTGLPMGGGKGGSNFNPKGKSDGEIMRFCQSFMTELYRHIGADVDVPAGDIGVGGREIGYMYGQYKRITGQFTGVLTGKGMEYGGSLIRPEATGYGAVYFLENMLKTKGQDLAGKRAVISGSGNVATHAAEKINQLGGKVLTLSDSEGFVHDPDGIDQEKINWVKAHKTRRRGRISEYADEFKNATFHAGQRPWGVECDVALPCATQNELLGEDARTLVRNGCIAVSEGANMPTDLDGVHVFKEAHLLYAPGKASNAGGVAVSGLEMSQNSERRSWRESELQQMLRDIMDGIHERCLEYGDRGGGYTDYVKGANIAGFKKVADAMLAFGVV